A genomic window from candidate division KSB1 bacterium includes:
- a CDS encoding RNA methyltransferase: protein MASVQTIVSPHDPRLLPYRDLKDKALAAREGLFAVEGELPVRRLLASPLSVHSLLMTPQRFASGEWPTDRCPIYLAEAEIIAQVVGFDFHRGVSALAFRPPLQPLDELQPESAPHLLVLPEINDPTNLGGLLRTAAAFGWNVILLGPSCTNPYCRRTVRTS, encoded by the coding sequence ATGGCTTCGGTGCAGACGATTGTTTCGCCTCATGACCCGCGCCTGCTGCCCTACCGCGATCTCAAAGACAAGGCTTTGGCGGCGCGCGAGGGGCTGTTTGCCGTCGAAGGCGAGCTGCCGGTACGCCGTCTGCTCGCCTCGCCCCTCTCGGTCCATTCGCTGCTCATGACGCCGCAGCGCTTCGCCTCCGGCGAGTGGCCGACGGATCGCTGCCCGATCTACCTGGCCGAGGCGGAGATCATTGCCCAAGTCGTCGGCTTTGATTTTCATCGCGGCGTGTCGGCGTTGGCCTTTCGGCCGCCGCTGCAGCCGCTCGATGAGCTGCAGCCCGAATCGGCGCCGCACCTGCTCGTGCTGCCGGAAATCAACGATCCGACCAACCTCGGCGGCCTGCTGCGCACCGCCGCTGCTTTCGGCTGGAATGTCATTCTCCTCGGCCCCTCCTGCACCAATCCCTATTGCCGGCGCACCGTCCGCACCTCC